In Paenibacillus guangzhouensis, a single window of DNA contains:
- a CDS encoding helix-turn-helix domain-containing protein produces MKLELGRCLLLERLEETNMSVEQLAQQLLLRPERLIDFAENQRIMPLKMALSIADTIGCDVRDLYEILPTSHSIPNDHSD; encoded by the coding sequence ATGAAGCTGGAGTTAGGACGGTGTCTGCTGCTGGAACGCCTAGAAGAAACGAATATGTCGGTCGAACAGCTCGCTCAGCAGCTTCTTCTTCGACCGGAGCGATTAATTGACTTCGCCGAGAACCAGCGCATCATGCCGCTGAAAATGGCGTTATCCATCGCAGATACCATCGGATGCGACGTGAGAGACTTGTATGAGATCCTCCCCACGTCTCACTCGATTCCTAATGATCACAGCGACTAA
- the ppdK gene encoding pyruvate, phosphate dikinase — protein sequence MNRAVMVNRKWVFTFQEGHAKMVDLLGGKGANLAEMTRAGLAVPPGFTVTTEACLTYFKDGNRLNDVMLHQILMGLAQLEREKGQVFGERDKPLLVSVRSGSVTSMPGMMDTILNVGLNDETVVGISELTGNPRFAFDCYRRLIQMFGHVVMGVESHLFEQQLDRMKTREGVLRDEEISAAGLQQLVQEYKLLVLLKTGKGFPQNVVDQLRLAIEAVFSSWNNARAQVYRRMHRIPDDQGTAVNIQSMVFGNMGETCGTGVVFTRNPSTGENILFGEFLLNAQGEDVVAGIRTPMPIAMLEQVMPDAYDELQRTVKQLEFHYQDIQDIEFTIEHHKLYLLQTRSGKRNAQAALKIAVDLVHEGIITKRQAIERIDPMHLEQLLHRAIREDAQQAVAKGLPASPGAAVGQVALDAETAALWGKEGKRVILVRPETTPEDIEGVLASEGVATLRGGMTSHAAVVARGMGKPCVCGCETIEFLASERGIRIGSQTIHEGDWMTIDGHRGLICLGELELKEPEMTEALMELLAWADEVRTLRILANADHPYDAQVARQYGAEGIGLCRTEHMFFDKERLPIVQRMILAEHTDARRDALAQLLPMQQSDFEGMLEAMNGLPVTIRLLDPPLHEFLPKRKELQERLQHLRGLHGTDQEIAGIEATMKKVEALEEINPMLGQRGCRLGIVYPEVYDMQIEAIFKAAASCLKRGIAVLPEIMIPLVGHVTELKFFRERIEQIASEMLSKKQLQQCAYRVGTMIEVPRAALTAHQIAVHADFFSFGTNDLTQMTLGYSRDDAEGKFMSQYLDRRILAHNPFQVLDEEGVGQLIQIANTTGKSVKPELKAGVCGEHGGDPQSIRFCHAIGLEYVSCSPYRIPLARIAAAQAVIAEERQGVEEAMAESLLAERMHA from the coding sequence GCAGAAATGACGCGAGCGGGTCTCGCAGTTCCTCCAGGATTTACGGTGACGACGGAGGCTTGTCTGACTTACTTCAAGGATGGCAATCGATTAAATGATGTCATGCTACATCAAATTCTAATGGGGTTAGCACAGCTTGAACGGGAGAAGGGGCAGGTCTTCGGGGAGCGGGATAAGCCGCTGCTCGTCTCGGTTCGCTCTGGTTCGGTTACTTCGATGCCAGGGATGATGGACACAATTCTTAATGTTGGGCTGAATGATGAGACAGTGGTAGGGATCAGCGAATTGACAGGCAATCCGCGCTTCGCCTTTGATTGCTATCGTCGATTGATCCAGATGTTCGGACATGTGGTGATGGGCGTTGAGTCACATCTGTTCGAACAGCAATTGGATCGAATGAAGACGCGTGAAGGGGTATTGCGAGATGAAGAAATTTCCGCAGCGGGGTTACAGCAGCTAGTACAGGAATATAAGCTGCTCGTCCTCCTGAAGACAGGCAAAGGTTTCCCTCAGAACGTTGTTGATCAGCTGCGACTCGCCATCGAAGCCGTATTCAGCTCATGGAATAATGCTAGGGCGCAGGTATACCGGCGAATGCACCGTATTCCGGACGACCAAGGAACGGCTGTGAACATTCAGAGCATGGTATTTGGGAATATGGGTGAGACATGCGGTACCGGCGTTGTGTTCACACGTAACCCATCGACCGGGGAGAATATACTCTTCGGTGAGTTTTTGCTTAACGCGCAGGGGGAAGATGTTGTTGCAGGCATTCGGACACCGATGCCCATCGCCATGCTGGAACAAGTCATGCCGGATGCGTATGACGAATTACAGCGTACCGTGAAGCAATTGGAGTTTCACTATCAGGATATTCAAGATATCGAATTTACGATCGAACATCATAAGCTGTACCTGCTGCAGACACGCAGCGGGAAGCGAAATGCACAGGCAGCGCTCAAAATTGCAGTGGATCTGGTGCATGAAGGCATCATTACGAAGCGACAGGCCATTGAGCGAATTGATCCGATGCACCTTGAACAGCTGCTGCATCGAGCCATTCGAGAAGATGCACAGCAAGCAGTGGCGAAGGGACTTCCTGCATCGCCAGGGGCTGCGGTGGGGCAAGTTGCACTGGATGCCGAGACGGCCGCGTTATGGGGCAAGGAAGGGAAGCGGGTGATTCTCGTTCGACCTGAGACGACACCAGAGGATATCGAAGGCGTCCTGGCCTCCGAAGGCGTGGCGACGCTCCGGGGCGGCATGACAAGTCATGCTGCGGTTGTGGCGCGGGGAATGGGGAAGCCTTGCGTCTGCGGCTGCGAGACAATCGAATTCCTTGCGTCGGAGCGCGGGATTCGAATCGGGTCGCAGACCATTCACGAGGGAGACTGGATGACAATCGACGGGCATCGTGGATTGATATGCCTAGGCGAGCTCGAACTGAAGGAACCGGAGATGACGGAAGCATTGATGGAATTGTTGGCATGGGCGGATGAGGTTCGTACCCTTCGGATCCTTGCGAACGCCGATCATCCGTATGATGCGCAGGTGGCTAGGCAATATGGCGCGGAAGGCATCGGACTCTGCCGTACGGAGCACATGTTCTTCGATAAGGAACGGCTCCCGATCGTACAGCGGATGATTCTCGCTGAGCATACGGATGCCAGACGGGATGCCTTGGCACAGCTGCTGCCGATGCAGCAGTCGGATTTCGAAGGCATGCTCGAGGCGATGAATGGCCTGCCTGTGACGATACGTCTGCTCGATCCGCCGCTGCACGAGTTTTTGCCGAAGCGGAAGGAACTGCAAGAGCGTCTGCAGCATCTGCGAGGTCTGCATGGGACGGACCAGGAGATCGCTGGCATCGAAGCGACGATGAAGAAAGTTGAGGCGCTGGAAGAAATAAATCCGATGCTGGGACAGCGCGGTTGCCGGCTCGGCATCGTCTATCCCGAAGTCTACGATATGCAGATCGAGGCGATCTTCAAAGCGGCAGCAAGCTGCTTGAAGCGCGGAATCGCTGTCCTCCCGGAGATTATGATTCCACTCGTCGGCCATGTGACGGAGCTGAAGTTCTTCCGCGAACGCATTGAGCAGATTGCAAGCGAGATGCTGAGCAAGAAGCAATTGCAGCAATGCGCCTACAGAGTCGGCACGATGATCGAGGTGCCGCGCGCAGCATTAACGGCTCATCAAATCGCTGTCCATGCGGATTTCTTCTCGTTCGGAACGAATGACCTGACCCAGATGACACTTGGATATAGCCGTGATGATGCGGAAGGAAAATTCATGTCGCAATATTTGGATCGTCGTATTCTTGCGCATAATCCTTTCCAGGTGCTGGACGAGGAAGGTGTCGGTCAGTTGATTCAGATCGCGAATACGACGGGCAAATCCGTGAAGCCGGAATTAAAGGCAGGCGTCTGCGGGGAACATGGCGGCGATCCGCAATCGATTCGCTTCTGCCATGCCATTGGCCTAGAGTATGTCAGCTGTTCGCCATACCGCATCCCACTGGCTCGGATTGCTGCGGCACAGGCGGTTATTGCGGAGGAACGGCAAGGGGTCGAAGAAGCGATGGCGGAGAGTTTGTTAGCAGAGCGAATGCACGCCTGA
- a CDS encoding LysR family transcriptional regulator, translated as MIQNMELYQVFYMTAKAGSLSRAAVELCITQPAVTHAIKQLEAKLGVQLFFRTSKGVRLTVDGQVLFTYIEQAYHFILNGERKMAEIQQLGEGEVKIGAGDTLCRHYLLPHLQTFHEAYPQIKIQVTNRTTREIIGLLKEGKIDIGIVNLPITDHQVEVQESVVIHDCFVAGEAFKQLAASPISLEYLLEHPIIFLEQGSSTRAYVDQFVASHGLVMKPEIELGSVDLLVEFARSGFGVACVTREFIAAELSNQTLYEIQLRTPIPPRRVGIIKLRSTPLPAAAKQIYEMLL; from the coding sequence ATGATCCAGAATATGGAGTTGTACCAGGTGTTCTATATGACGGCCAAGGCAGGCAGTCTGTCCAGAGCAGCGGTGGAGCTGTGCATCACACAACCGGCTGTGACGCATGCGATCAAGCAGTTGGAGGCGAAGCTGGGCGTTCAGTTGTTTTTTCGCACGTCCAAAGGGGTTCGATTAACGGTCGATGGCCAAGTCCTCTTCACTTATATTGAGCAAGCCTACCACTTTATACTCAACGGTGAGCGAAAAATGGCCGAAATTCAGCAACTCGGGGAAGGGGAAGTCAAGATTGGCGCGGGTGACACGTTATGCCGTCATTACCTGCTGCCGCATCTTCAGACGTTCCACGAAGCCTACCCGCAGATCAAGATCCAAGTGACGAATCGGACCACCAGGGAAATTATCGGCTTGTTAAAAGAGGGGAAAATCGATATTGGCATCGTCAATCTGCCGATAACGGATCATCAGGTCGAGGTGCAGGAGAGCGTGGTGATTCATGATTGCTTCGTGGCGGGGGAGGCGTTTAAGCAGTTAGCCGCGTCTCCGATCTCACTCGAATATTTGCTGGAGCACCCGATCATTTTCCTCGAACAGGGGAGCAGTACGCGAGCTTATGTCGATCAGTTCGTAGCATCGCATGGGCTTGTCATGAAGCCTGAGATTGAACTGGGCAGCGTCGATTTATTGGTGGAATTCGCGCGAAGCGGGTTTGGGGTAGCTTGCGTCACACGGGAGTTCATTGCTGCGGAATTGTCGAATCAGACGTTATATGAGATTCAGCTCCGGACACCGATCCCCCCAAGGCGGGTGGGCATCATTAAGCTGCGCAGTACGCCGCTTCCTGCGGCTGCCAAGCAGATCTATGAGATGCTGCTGTGA
- a CDS encoding TetR/AcrR family transcriptional regulator gives MTRMKLKEAAMRLFGEKGYDGTALSEIAKEVGVKTPAIYAFYENKEDLFMTVFRDAMQSYNRFIQQLSDEQQVRSTRDNLYRILTRQYEYYRESQEISLFALRYLLFPPPFLKETIDQAFLQSDVLLTEIIQGIMVQGQQKGEIREQSIEPLVDAFLNVMDGLCMQYFYYSSKEVYERKLNNAFEMYWNGARS, from the coding sequence ATGACCAGAATGAAGTTGAAGGAAGCAGCCATGAGGTTATTCGGAGAGAAAGGCTATGATGGTACAGCGCTCTCTGAAATAGCCAAAGAAGTTGGCGTGAAGACGCCAGCGATCTACGCCTTTTATGAGAATAAAGAAGATTTGTTCATGACGGTCTTTCGAGACGCCATGCAGTCATACAATCGATTCATTCAACAGCTCTCCGATGAGCAGCAGGTGAGAAGCACACGGGACAACCTCTACCGGATTCTCACGAGGCAATATGAGTACTACCGGGAGAGCCAGGAGATTAGTCTATTCGCCCTGCGGTACTTGCTATTTCCGCCGCCTTTTCTGAAAGAAACGATCGATCAGGCTTTCCTGCAGTCGGATGTGCTGTTGACGGAGATTATTCAAGGGATCATGGTGCAAGGCCAACAGAAGGGTGAAATAAGAGAGCAATCGATTGAGCCCCTCGTGGACGCCTTCCTTAATGTAATGGACGGGTTATGCATGCAATACTTCTATTATTCCTCCAAAGAAGTCTATGAACGCAAACTGAACAATGCATTTGAGATGTATTGGAACGGTGCGCGCTCCTAA
- a CDS encoding adenylosuccinate synthase, giving the protein MTVTAIVGANWGDEGKGKITDVLAAKSNYVVRYQGGSNAGHTIINHYGKFALHLLPSGVFNPGVGNVIGPGVALNIPNLQKEYNELISRGVPAPKLHVSDRAQVVLPYHILFDELEEERLADRKFGSTKQGIAPFYSDKYIKLGIQVSDLYDEELLRTKLLRSLEAKNVLLQHLYHQPAYEIEGLMQELREQAAFLKPYVSDTTTLLHDALKRGEQVLVEGQLGALRDPDHGIYPYVTSSSTLAGFAPVGAGVPPYAMTRIVAVTKAYSSCVGEGPFVAEIFDEPANELRRRGGDAGEFGATTGRPRRVGWFDAVATRYGCKLQGATEVALTNLDVLGYLDEIPVCTAYKSNDKITQDFPNTPQLQKSVPVVETVPGWKSDISHIRSYDELPTEAKQYVEYLEQLIGVPIRFISVGPNREQMMERA; this is encoded by the coding sequence ATGACAGTTACAGCCATCGTAGGCGCCAATTGGGGCGATGAAGGAAAAGGTAAAATTACGGATGTCCTTGCGGCGAAATCGAACTATGTCGTCCGTTATCAAGGGGGAAGCAATGCAGGACATACGATAATTAATCATTACGGAAAGTTCGCGCTTCATTTGCTGCCTTCGGGTGTATTCAATCCAGGCGTAGGCAACGTGATCGGACCTGGCGTCGCGCTGAACATCCCCAACCTGCAAAAAGAATATAACGAATTAATCTCCCGTGGAGTACCTGCACCGAAGCTGCATGTATCCGATCGTGCGCAGGTTGTTCTTCCCTATCATATTCTGTTCGATGAACTCGAGGAGGAGCGTCTCGCGGATCGCAAGTTCGGATCAACGAAGCAAGGGATTGCACCGTTCTACTCTGATAAGTATATTAAGCTCGGGATACAAGTCAGCGATTTGTATGATGAAGAGCTCTTACGTACCAAGCTGCTCCGTTCGCTGGAAGCGAAGAATGTACTGCTGCAGCACTTATACCATCAACCAGCTTATGAAATTGAAGGCTTGATGCAAGAACTGCGTGAGCAAGCGGCCTTCCTGAAGCCTTACGTGAGCGATACGACAACGCTATTGCACGATGCCTTGAAGCGTGGCGAGCAGGTCCTCGTCGAAGGACAATTAGGCGCGTTACGCGACCCGGATCACGGTATCTACCCCTATGTGACATCCTCTTCGACCTTAGCCGGCTTCGCTCCGGTAGGCGCAGGGGTGCCGCCTTATGCAATGACACGCATTGTGGCCGTCACCAAAGCCTATTCCAGCTGCGTGGGCGAAGGTCCATTCGTCGCTGAAATTTTCGATGAGCCAGCGAATGAATTACGCAGACGCGGCGGAGACGCCGGCGAATTCGGAGCGACAACAGGGAGACCACGCCGTGTCGGCTGGTTCGACGCTGTAGCGACCCGTTACGGCTGCAAACTGCAAGGCGCAACGGAAGTCGCGCTCACAAACCTGGATGTCCTTGGCTACCTGGATGAGATCCCTGTCTGCACGGCATACAAGAGCAACGATAAGATCACGCAGGATTTCCCGAATACGCCGCAATTGCAGAAATCGGTTCCTGTCGTTGAGACGGTGCCAGGTTGGAAATCCGATATTTCACATATTCGTTCGTATGACGAATTGCCAACCGAAGCGAAGCAATACGTCGAATACCTCGAGCAGCTGATCGGTGTACCGATTCGCTTCATTTCCGTCGGTCCGAACCGCGAACAAATGATGGAGCGCGCATAA
- the ku gene encoding non-homologous end joining protein Ku encodes MHTVWKGAISFGLVNVPVKMFSATEEKDITMKTLHKDCGSPINHVKTCRTCNTEIASESILRGYEYEPSKYVTFDKDELDRLMPEANKAIKVLDFVDLHEVDPLFFQKSYYLAPAETGANAYSLLVEALKRSGKIAICNVVIRSRTNLAALRIIDDCIVMETIYYPDEIRPIAQVPNLPSQPVIQEKELEMAQLLIQHLSSPFQPEKYKDDYRHQLVDLIEKKIAGEEFTVAPAAAQSNVLDLMAALQASIDAAKPAESAVEVVKSTKKKVSKKAMKSSPEESVS; translated from the coding sequence ATGCATACCGTCTGGAAAGGCGCAATCAGCTTTGGCCTGGTGAATGTGCCGGTAAAAATGTTCTCAGCTACAGAAGAAAAAGATATAACAATGAAAACCTTACATAAAGACTGTGGATCACCGATTAATCATGTGAAAACGTGTCGGACATGCAATACCGAAATCGCCTCGGAGAGCATCCTTCGCGGCTATGAATATGAACCGAGTAAATACGTTACTTTCGATAAGGATGAGCTTGACCGATTAATGCCCGAAGCGAACAAAGCGATCAAAGTATTGGACTTTGTGGACCTTCATGAAGTGGACCCGCTATTTTTTCAAAAGTCTTATTATCTCGCTCCCGCGGAGACGGGTGCTAACGCGTACAGCCTGCTCGTAGAGGCACTAAAGCGATCCGGCAAAATCGCCATCTGCAATGTCGTGATTCGTTCGCGCACGAATCTTGCAGCCCTGCGCATCATCGATGACTGCATCGTGATGGAGACGATCTATTATCCGGATGAGATCAGACCGATCGCACAGGTTCCTAACCTTCCATCGCAGCCTGTCATCCAGGAAAAAGAGCTAGAAATGGCCCAACTGCTCATTCAGCACCTCTCGAGCCCATTTCAACCGGAGAAGTACAAAGATGACTACCGCCATCAGCTCGTGGATCTCATCGAGAAAAAAATAGCAGGCGAAGAGTTCACTGTGGCCCCTGCAGCTGCACAATCCAATGTGCTCGACTTAATGGCAGCACTGCAGGCGAGCATCGATGCCGCGAAACCGGCCGAGTCCGCTGTAGAGGTGGTCAAGAGCACGAAAAAGAAAGTAAGCAAAAAAGCGATGAAATCGTCGCCAGAAGAATCTGTCTCCTAA
- a CDS encoding cytosine permease translates to MSEASQVQNNEPVSQDFEREPVPAHLRKKWLPMALVWIAIGIDLSAMFLGAQLGAGMNLVDSLTATLIGSLILGVISALCAYVGAKTGLSTAMITRFLFGNKGAYIVSIVLGIFSLGWFGVQAGFFASNMQTAFQSLWGINLSLGLLSFIGGMLMMSTAIWGYRSIERLSVWSVPLLIIFIGIAIFAAFKSKGSAAIWEPISAAPIPMGLAISLVIGIFIVGTVLSPDIARWARTPKHAVIAAFIGFFVGNSFMTVIAIFLSRLMDTDDLTHIFIALGLGLPAIIVLTLAQWTTNTNNLYSASLGFSVVFRHVPKKIITIIAGLIATSLAVFGIYDKFLSFLTVITMFVSPIGGIYTAEYLFVDRKKFTFEGLDRNPNLIIRSLVVWVAATLFAYMTTDAPDGFGLFHLTYVPALDAFIFAFVAQWVVGKIMSKKG, encoded by the coding sequence ATGAGCGAAGCTAGTCAAGTACAGAATAACGAACCTGTATCACAAGATTTTGAGAGGGAACCCGTTCCCGCGCATTTGCGCAAAAAATGGCTGCCCATGGCGCTCGTCTGGATTGCCATCGGTATCGATTTATCAGCCATGTTCCTAGGGGCTCAGCTTGGAGCGGGGATGAACCTGGTGGATTCTCTGACAGCAACGCTGATCGGCTCGTTAATACTTGGTGTCATCAGTGCTTTATGTGCTTATGTCGGGGCCAAAACAGGCCTGTCGACCGCCATGATCACACGTTTCTTATTCGGTAATAAAGGCGCGTATATTGTATCGATCGTACTTGGGATTTTCTCGCTCGGATGGTTCGGTGTACAAGCCGGATTCTTCGCTTCAAATATGCAGACGGCCTTCCAATCATTATGGGGCATTAATCTGTCGTTAGGCTTGCTTTCTTTTATCGGCGGGATGCTGATGATGTCAACGGCAATTTGGGGATACCGTTCTATCGAACGATTAAGCGTATGGTCTGTGCCGCTGCTTATCATTTTTATCGGGATTGCAATTTTTGCCGCGTTTAAGAGCAAAGGGTCTGCGGCGATTTGGGAACCGATCAGCGCAGCTCCGATTCCAATGGGGCTGGCGATATCGCTTGTGATCGGGATTTTCATCGTCGGAACCGTGTTGTCGCCAGACATTGCCCGTTGGGCGCGTACGCCGAAGCATGCGGTGATTGCGGCGTTTATCGGCTTCTTTGTCGGCAACAGCTTCATGACGGTCATCGCGATCTTCTTATCGCGACTGATGGATACTGACGATTTGACGCATATTTTTATCGCGCTTGGACTGGGGCTTCCGGCTATTATTGTCTTAACGCTGGCGCAATGGACGACAAATACGAACAACTTGTATTCTGCATCTCTTGGTTTCTCCGTCGTCTTTCGGCATGTACCAAAGAAAATCATTACGATCATTGCGGGTCTGATTGCGACTTCCTTAGCCGTGTTCGGGATTTATGATAAGTTCTTATCGTTCTTGACCGTGATCACGATGTTCGTATCGCCGATTGGCGGGATCTACACAGCGGAGTATTTGTTTGTCGATCGCAAGAAATTTACGTTCGAAGGGCTCGACCGTAATCCGAATTTGATTATCCGTTCTTTGGTGGTATGGGTGGCGGCTACGTTATTTGCTTATATGACGACAGACGCGCCGGATGGCTTCGGATTATTCCATCTGACCTATGTGCCGGCACTAGATGCCTTTATTTTCGCATTTGTCGCACAATGGGTGGTCGGCAAAATTATGAGTAAGAAAGGATAA
- a CDS encoding DUF917 domain-containing protein yields MTDFKLTELNEQAVEYIAVGAAVLGTGGGGDPHIGKLMAIEAIRKYGPVRVVRPEALADDDLVVPLSMIGAPTVMNEKIPSIEQMTKPLDLMEKELGRKVSALMPIEVGGGNSLVPVIAAAERGIPLLDADAMGRAFPESQMVTFHLDGIDCSPITMADERGNAVLMHAIDGVWEERMARAITIQMGGSASICDYPVSGAQAKQSVIPYTLSLAYEIGKTLFESKELKQNPIDALLKQLNGYALFHGKAVDIRRRTEGGFTRGEAVFEGTDAQKGRTMKLFFQNEFLLATEDGRSLAVTPDLISLLDQDTGMPITTENLKYGARVTAVGFPCDPRWRTPKGLETVGPDYFGYDTPYIPIEELASKKGGEL; encoded by the coding sequence ATGACTGACTTCAAGTTGACTGAATTAAATGAACAAGCTGTGGAATATATCGCTGTCGGCGCAGCGGTGCTCGGAACCGGCGGAGGCGGCGATCCTCATATCGGTAAACTAATGGCGATTGAAGCCATTCGCAAATACGGACCTGTCCGCGTGGTGAGACCCGAGGCGTTGGCGGACGATGATCTCGTCGTTCCGCTCTCGATGATCGGAGCGCCGACGGTCATGAATGAGAAAATTCCTTCGATTGAGCAAATGACAAAGCCGCTTGATTTGATGGAAAAAGAGCTAGGCCGCAAAGTGAGCGCACTGATGCCGATTGAGGTCGGCGGCGGCAATTCGCTCGTTCCGGTTATCGCGGCAGCAGAACGCGGTATTCCGCTGCTCGATGCGGATGCGATGGGACGTGCCTTCCCGGAATCGCAGATGGTGACTTTCCATCTCGACGGCATCGACTGCAGCCCGATTACGATGGCGGATGAGCGCGGTAATGCAGTGCTCATGCATGCGATCGACGGCGTCTGGGAGGAACGGATGGCGCGTGCCATCACGATTCAAATGGGTGGATCCGCGTCGATCTGCGATTACCCGGTGTCCGGTGCTCAGGCGAAGCAAAGTGTGATTCCTTATACATTGTCGCTGGCTTATGAAATTGGCAAAACGTTATTCGAATCCAAGGAATTGAAGCAAAATCCGATCGACGCGCTGCTGAAGCAGCTGAACGGGTACGCGTTGTTCCATGGGAAAGCGGTCGATATTCGTAGGCGGACAGAAGGCGGGTTTACTCGCGGTGAAGCGGTATTCGAAGGGACGGACGCGCAAAAAGGCCGTACGATGAAGCTGTTCTTCCAGAATGAATTCCTGCTCGCAACAGAAGACGGCCGTTCGCTTGCTGTTACACCAGATTTGATCTCCTTGCTTGATCAAGATACAGGCATGCCGATCACGACGGAAAACTTGAAATACGGTGCGCGCGTGACGGCCGTTGGCTTCCCGTGCGATCCGAGATGGCGGACGCCGAAAGGTCTTGAGACGGTAGGTCCGGACTATTTTGGCTATGATACGCCGTATATTCCAATCGAAGAATTAGCATCGAAGAAAGGTGGAGAACTGTAA
- a CDS encoding hydantoinase/oxoprolinase N-terminal domain-containing protein, which translates to MAATKTNSEEVYRIGIDVGGTNTDSALLDSQLNTIHTVKVHTTRDVNEGIIESVRRLLAESGVNPAQIRYAMLGTTHCTNAIVERKHLGKVGLIRLGAPATTAVPPLADWDDTLKAAIGPHAYVANGGYEYDGRTIVELDEAEIIGYFHQMKGEVDAVAICGVFSPVNTSQEKRVEQLAKEVLGANMPVTLSHEIGSIGLLERENASLLNGALLNVISGVVKGFEQALQGFGIQAGVYICQNDGTLMRSEYALRYPILTIACGPTNSIRGAAHLSGLSHALVVDIGGTTTDIGVLAQGFPRQSSAAVEIGGVRTNFRMPDILSIGIGGGTIVRSDESNGTVTVGPDSVGYELLKRGTIFGGDTLTATDVAVKLGRFGWEGALTESLDEAVCQKADAIMTRDIEDAIDRMKTSADPVDVILVGGGSILVADKLEGVARIVRPNHHDAANAIGAALGEVSGETERIYSLDDMTYDEAMTDARNHAIEQAVLAGADRSTVQVVLTEDIPIAYLPGNALLVKVKAAGRL; encoded by the coding sequence ATGGCAGCGACGAAAACGAACAGCGAAGAAGTGTACCGCATCGGGATTGATGTCGGCGGGACGAATACAGACTCTGCCTTGCTCGATTCTCAGCTGAATACGATTCATACGGTCAAAGTGCATACGACGCGGGATGTCAATGAAGGAATTATCGAGTCGGTGCGCCGCTTGTTGGCAGAGAGCGGAGTAAACCCTGCGCAGATCCGTTATGCGATGCTCGGTACGACGCATTGCACGAATGCGATCGTGGAGCGCAAGCATCTTGGCAAGGTGGGCTTGATTCGACTTGGCGCGCCTGCGACGACGGCAGTTCCGCCCCTTGCGGACTGGGACGATACGTTGAAGGCCGCGATCGGTCCTCATGCGTATGTGGCGAACGGCGGTTATGAATACGATGGCCGCACGATCGTGGAATTGGATGAGGCTGAGATTATCGGTTACTTCCATCAAATGAAGGGTGAAGTCGATGCGGTTGCGATTTGCGGTGTGTTCTCCCCTGTGAATACATCGCAAGAGAAGCGTGTCGAACAGCTTGCGAAGGAAGTGCTCGGCGCGAATATGCCAGTAACCTTGTCTCATGAGATTGGGAGTATCGGACTGTTGGAGCGGGAGAATGCTTCGCTGCTGAACGGTGCCCTGTTGAACGTCATTTCGGGTGTTGTGAAAGGCTTCGAGCAAGCACTTCAAGGCTTTGGCATTCAGGCGGGCGTATATATCTGCCAGAATGACGGGACGTTAATGCGCAGTGAATATGCACTCCGTTATCCGATACTGACGATTGCCTGCGGACCGACGAACTCCATTCGCGGCGCGGCGCATCTATCTGGGCTAAGTCATGCGCTCGTCGTTGATATCGGCGGGACGACGACGGATATCGGCGTCTTGGCGCAAGGGTTCCCTCGCCAATCTTCGGCTGCGGTGGAAATCGGCGGCGTACGCACGAACTTCCGGATGCCGGATATTCTGTCGATCGGGATCGGCGGCGGTACGATTGTGCGTTCGGATGAATCGAACGGTACAGTGACGGTAGGTCCGGATAGCGTAGGTTATGAGCTGCTCAAGCGCGGTACGATCTTTGGCGGCGACACGCTGACAGCGACGGATGTGGCAGTGAAGCTGGGCCGGTTCGGATGGGAAGGCGCGCTGACGGAGAGTCTCGATGAGGCCGTATGCCAGAAGGCCGATGCGATCATGACGCGTGACATCGAAGATGCGATCGACCGCATGAAGACGAGTGCAGACCCTGTCGATGTGATTCTGGTCGGCGGCGGCAGCATTCTTGTCGCGGACAAGCTCGAAGGCGTAGCGCGAATTGTAAGACCGAACCACCACGATGCGGCGAATGCGATCGGTGCCGCGCTGGGTGAAGTGAGCGGGGAGACTGAACGCATCTACTCGCTGGATGATATGACTTATGATGAAGCGATGACCGATGCGCGTAATCATGCGATCGAACAAGCGGTGCTTGCGGGTGCGGATCGTTCGACGGTACAGGTCGTGCTGACGGAGGATATTCCGATTGCCTATCTGCCGGGGAACGCCTTACTCGTGAAGGTAAAGGCCGCAGGTCGATTGTAA